Below is a genomic region from Miscanthus floridulus cultivar M001 chromosome 1, ASM1932011v1, whole genome shotgun sequence.
CTAATATCGACTATCCTAGTTGCCATTTCGACCTGATCTGCTGCTGcattcatgctttctatctcacagCTACATGCAGACCAACTTGGCATCATATCCGTATTCTTCGCCACTTTCCGTTTCCTTGTAAATTCCATCATTTGATTTATCGCATGCCTATTTCGCCTTGCTACGGCTATTGCTCACGCCAAAAGTTTCCATCGGCAAAACCGGACTCTGCAGATCGGCATAACAGCAGCCAGAGCACAACCATTTTGAACTTTGAAAACAAGACCAGCAGGACCGACCAGGGAAATTTAAACGAGTACCGACGCCGCCATGGCGTCCAAGGGGATCCTCAAGAAAAGCGGCTCCAGCCGCATGCCGCCGCAGGGCGCCGGCAAGCCGCCCACCGCGCCCACGTCGGCGCCCACGGTCGTCTTCGGCCGCCGGACCGACTCTGGGCGCTTCATCAGCTACTCGCGCGACGACCTCGACTCGGAGATCAGCAGCGTCGATTTCCAGGACTACCACGTCCACATCCCCATGACGCCCGACAACCAGCCCatggacgacgacggcggcggcgctgccagGGCCGAGGAGCGCTACGTCTCCGGCTCGCTCTTCACCGGCGGCTTCAACAGCGTGACCCGCGCGCACGTCATGGACAACAAGCCCGACGACGCAGCCGCCGCCGGGCGCCGCAAGGGACCCAGCGCGTGCATGGTCGACGGGTGCGACGCCAGGTCCATGCGCGACGCCCGCGGCGACGACGTCCTCCCCTGCGAGTGCGACTTCAGGATCTGCGTCGACTGCTTCACCGACGCCGTcaaggccggcggcggcgcctgccCAGGCTGCAAGGAGCCTTACAAGAACACCGAGTGGGAGGACCTTGCCGCCGGCGGCACGGCCGAGGCCACGCGGGCGCTCTCGCTGCCCCGCGGGCCTGCGGGCACCAGCGGCCACAAGATGGAGAGGCGCCTGTCGCTGGTCAAGCAGACCAACGTCAACCAGTCCGGCGAGTTCGATCATAACCGCTGGCTCTTCGAGACCAAGGGCACCTATGGCTATGGCAACGCCATCTGGCCCCAGGATGGCGCAGACGACGACACCGACGGCGGCGCCCCAGCTAGACCTGGGCACCCCAAGGAGCTCTTGACCAAACCGTGGCGCCCGCTGACCCGCAAGCTCAGGATTCCAGCTGCCGTCATCAGTCCTTACAGGTTCTGTCTTCAACTTCATCAATCAGTCGTGCATTCTTACCTTACTCGCAAAAGCCAACTGTTTTGTTTACCCGAAACAATGCAGCGTACCATACATAAATACATGGTTACCAATAAATTCTTATCTTAACTAAGAAATAGAATGAAGGGCGagtctggtgcaagcggtagagtcttatcgCCTGTGGCcggaaggtctcgggttcgagtcgcggtctcctcgcattacacAGAGGGTAAGGCTTTCCACTgccacccttccccagaccccgcacagagcgagagctctctacgctgggtacgcccttttaacTAAGAAATAGAACATTGCAAGTGCTGTAGCATGCAAATCCAccatgctcaaaaaaaaaaaaagaagaagggaaCAGCTGAGCCATTTTGCATGAAACCTTTGCACCCACGTCACGCCGAAAATAAACTAGTAGTCATTTCTACTTTAATACTATGCACTTATGGTCATACTAAAATAACTTCGAGAAAAAATAGTAGTTTGTGCTCTGCTACATTGCCACTTTCATGTGCCGTCTCCTTCGTCTTGCTGTTAACATTTTGTTCCTCCCATCCAGGCTCCTCGTCCTGATCCGATTGGTCGCACTGGCCTTCTTCCTCATGTGGCGTATCAAGCACCAAAATGAGGACGCTATCTGGCTCTGGGGAATGTCAATTGTCTGCGAGCTCTGGTTTGCTTTCTCATGGGTACTGGACCAGCTTCCAAAGCTGTGCCCCATCAACCGTGCAACAGACCTCTCTGTgctcaaggagaagtttgagaTGCCCACACCTAACAATCCAACAGGCAAATCCGATCTCCCTGGAATTGACATCTTTGTGTCAACTGCTGATCCAGAGAAGGAACCAGTCCTGGTCACTGCAAACACAATTCTCTCCATTCTCGCGGCTGACTACCCTGTTGAGAAACTTGCATGTTATCTGTCAGATGATGGAGGGGCACTGCTCACCTTCGAAGCAATGGCTGAAGCAGCGAGCTTTGCCAATCTTTGGGTGCCATTCTGCAGGAAGCATGACATTGAACCCAGGAACCCTGACAGCTACTTCAACCTCAAGAGAGATCCCTTCAAGAACAAGGTGAAGCCAGACTTTGTCAAGGACAGAAGGCGCATTAAGCGTGAATATGATGAGTTCAAGGTCCGTGTTAATGGCTTGCCAGATGCCATCCGCCGCCGCTCTGATGCATACCATGCCCGTGAAGAGATCCAGGCAATGAATCTTCAGAGGGAAACAATGAAGGGTGGTGGTGATGAACCGTTTGAGCCAGTGAAGATTCCCAAGGCAACATGGATGGCTGATGGCACTCACTGGCCCGGTACCTGGCTCCAACCTTCACAGGATCATGCTCGAGGCGATCACGCAGGAATCATACAGGTGCCACTTCTATCTCAATCATGTATCACCATTCACCACCATCTATCTCAACCATGTATCTGGTCTCGAAATGTACTAACATATGCATTCTTCTGTGCCTCAGGTTATGCTGAAACCACCAAGTGACATGCTGATGTACGGGAACATCAATGAAACAACACCTCTTGACTTTGCAGGAGTGGATACACGGCTTCCAATGCTGGTGTATGTGTCAAGAGAGAAGCGCCCAGGATATGATCACAATAAGAAAGCAGGTGCTATGAATGCATTAGTCCGTGCATCAGCAATCATGTCCAATGGTCCATTCATCCTTAATCTGGACTGTGATCACTATATCTACAACTCAAAGGCCTTAAGGGAGGGCATGTGTTTCATGATGGACCGTGGCGGTGACCGCCTCTGCTATGTGCAGTTCCCACAGCGATTTGAAGGTATTGACCCTTCTGATCGTTATGCCAATCACAATACAGTTTTCTTTGATGTCAATATGCGTGCACTTGATGGTCTTCAAGGACCAGTGTACGTTGGTACTGGATGCCTGTTCCGTCGAATTGCCCTTTATGGCTTTGACCCACCTCGTTCCAAGGATCACAGCCCAGGATTATGTAGTTGCTGTCTCCCACGCCGCCGTAAGGCATCAGCTTCCAATGCTAACCCCGAGGAGACCATGGCTCTTCGCATGGGTGATTTTGATGGAGACAGCATGAACCTTGCAACATTCCCAAAGAAGTTTGGAAACTCAAGCTTTCTGATTGACTCCATTCCAGTAGCAGAGTTCCAGGGTAGACCCTTGGCTGACCATCCATCTGTGAAGAATGGGCGTCCACCTGGTGCTCTAACAATCCCTCGTGAAATGCTAGATGCATCCATTGTAGCAGAAGCAATCAGTGTGATCTCATGTTGGTACGAGGAGAAGACAGAATGGGGCATACGGGTGGGGTGGATCTATGGGTCTGTCACTGAGGATGTTGTGACAGGGTATCGCATGCACAATCGTGGATGGAAGTCAGTATACTGTGTCACACAGCGTGATGCCTTCCGTGGCACTGCTCCTATCAACCTTACCGATCGGCTTCACCAGGTGCTTCGATGGGCCACTGGTTCGGTTGAAATCTTCTTCTCCCGCAACAATGCATTGTTCGCCAGCTCCAAGATGAAGGTTTGCACTATTTGCCTCTCAAGTATTGTTATCCCTGATTAATGTAATGCAGAATTTTTCATCTGAAAGAATGACAAATTTTCTATACGTGAACAGGTGCTCCAAAGGATTGCATACCTTAATGTTGGTATCTATCCCTTCACATCCATCTTCCTCATTGTCTACTGTTTCCTTCCAGCACTCTCCCTCTTCTCAGGACAGTTCATTGTGCAAACGCTCAACGTTACCTTCCTGACATACCTACTTATCATCACCATCACTCTTTGCCTCTTGGCCATGTTGGAGATCAAGTGGTCTGGCATTGCTCTTGAGGAGTGGTGGCGAAATGAACAATTCTGGCTCATTGGTGGAACTAGTGCCCACCTGGCTGCTGTGCTGCAGGGTCTTCTAAAAGTGATTGCAGGGATTGAGATCTCATTTACACTCACTTCAAAACAAGTGGGTGATGATGTAGAGGATGAATTTGCAGAACTGTACATAGTGAAATGGACATCATTAATGATACCACcgctcaccatcatcatgatcaacCTTGTTGCCATTGCTGTTGGCTTCAGCCGGACGATTTACAGCACAATCCCACAATGGAGCAAGCTGCTTGGGGGAGTGTTTTTCAGCTTTTGGGTGCTAGCTCATTTGTATCCATTTGCAAAGGGGCTCATGGGAAGGAGAGGAAGGACACCCACTATTGTGTATGTATGGTCTGGACTCGTCTCCATCACCATCTCATTGCTCTGGATTGCAATCAAGCCTCCATCACAAGCTGCCAACTCGCAATTCGGTGGGTCATTTTCTTTCCCTTGATCCAGTATGTTCAAACCTATAGGTGTTACTAGATGGGTCAGAAAAATTACAGGAAGCAACAAGAAATTCAGGTTTTGCAGCATACCAAAAGAATGCCCTGTGGTTTAGACAACAGGTTACTGTGCAGCTCAGTTTCATTACAAAGTGAAGGGCATAGGATATATCTATTGTAGCAAGCACATTAAAAGGTGGAACCACTGTcttgattctttttttttctttagagctCGCACTCATTTGAATCATGTGCCTTAAAAAAGGTGTAATATGTTGTTAGCATGTTAATAATGCTACTTTTAAAAAGTTTTCCCAGTCTGAGATCATTATCTGTGTTTTTAAACTAGCACGATTTAGAGTGCATAACTAACGCAATTAACTAGTAGCAGTCAtttgaggaaaaaaaaaactagtagcAGTCACATACAGTTCTGATCGTTGTTCTCTACCGAGGCAAAGTTTTTGCCACTTTCTCAAGAAAACATTAATAGCAAACTATTTCAACGTTACAGTTCTTCAGTGAAAGCCGTGAGATATCTAAAGCATACCTGCACATTCTCTCAGATCAAGTGAAAGGCCATGTTGTAAAATCATTTCAAGTGTATGAACCCCTTAATCTAGACTGCAAGTCCACTGAAAGATCCAATATTTATAGTACCAGGCCACTTTATTTCCTGCACAAGGTAATATTGTCCAGATGAATCTTTTTCACTGCAGTATGTCCACCAACCTGAATCAGTGTGAAACCAAAGAATCAGCAACAGCTACATCCAAATTACTATTTGAATCATGAACCAATAAACCAGAGACAAAATACTCTGGCAAAGATAAGAGAACACAGGTTCAATTCGTTATTACAGAGTCAAGTATTTCAGCAAGAATTAACCTGAACTAAGCTGACTTCTAAAACCTCGTTGGTAGAATCAACCAACTCAAGAACTGCAGTTTAATATACACCACCTAGACAAGGCCGGCTGCCTAAATTAAGCTGTGGTATTTGACTTCACTTCCCAAGTAATTAATTAATGGATTCCTTCTATATAATAATAGTGCAAAGTAGGTTTACTGAGTCATTTTCACTTGAAGCACTGAAACAATAGTAATGGACGGTGTACCTTGGATGATCAAAATTAAATTGAGAAACAGTCACAACAATCAAGAAATTAATACAAAGCAAAATCAGGATTTAGTTGTATGTTTACTTCATGGGCTTGgcaagtactccctctgtcctgaaaTACAAGGTATCTAAGGAATTTTAGGACCAAATAAGAAGTCTGGCAAAAGACTAACTTGCAAATCAATAATTAGATAATTTGGTTGTCAGCTTGCTTAATTTTCTAGTAACAAATAGTTTaaaaatgcatgcatgcatgtcataCCAATCACAGAAGTCATTTTGCGCAAGATGGTGCTTAAAAGGCATGCATGGATGTGGTTTAAAAGGCAGGCATGCATGGATGAGGTTGAGCAATCCAGAAACTTTATAATTTGGGACAAATTTTGAACCTTCAATACCTTGTATTTCAGGATGGAGGGAGCATAGCAGAATAAGAATGGATAGCATAATCAACTACTTAGTGTATATGTTTTCGTTCCTGTTTTTAGTTTCCAAGAACAGCTACATTTATGACAATAGCATGAATCCACCTTATGATTCTATAGATACGTGGCTAGAGCTATTTCTTGTGTGGTGTAAACTGTAAAGTATTGTCATTGTTGGATATTTACCATGTGCCACACCACCATGCCTAAGGTTTTGTTCTGCATATGCTGCTTGAAGTTAAGCAGATTCTGTATATAAACATTAAATTAAATACTTGATACTATAAGTTTAAGAAAAAAAAGGAGACAGGTGTCAAAACAGCAGAACACTTAAGAAACTCAAATCTCTGAGGTAAACTATTTAAGAATTATGATAGCTACTGTTGGATAACACAAAAAAAGAGGTGCAGCACCTTTTTTTAGGGCAGTATAGCACCTACTGAATGCAGAAAGTCATTGAGGATTCATCATTCCTTAGAACTGCATATTTTAAGTTTATGCAGCTGTGCATGACCAACTGTAGTTGGAGAGATAATATGTTTGTTCAGTTGACATAATATGGCCTATGAAGCTGAGCATACAAGGAGATCACTAGACGAGTCTGACCCATCGCTTTCAACAGTGGAAGTGGTATTATCCACCAAAACAGATTTATAAACAGTGGACTGAGAAAGCAACGAACAAGTTTTGGTACTAGGCTTCATGCCTAGATTTAGCATGTCTCTGATCAATGCAACAGCTGAGTCGATGCGCTGTGACTTAATTAGGAGCACAGATACTGTGTTGAATGATATGCTGTCCATTTTAACACCAGCACATTCCATTTCTGTTAACAACTGCTTGACAGCATGCAGATCCCTGGTCCTACATAGTCCACGAAGCATCACATTGTATGTACAAGTGTTGGGTGCTAATCCTGATTTTTTCATCTGGTCAAACAACCTGAAAGCCTCTTCCACCAGATGCACACAGAAAAGACCATGTAAAACCACAGTGTAGCACACAGAATCAACAGCATAATTTTTCCGTACGGCCTCTCTTAAAATCCTCAAGGCCGCAAGGCTCTGGCCCTGTCTAACAAGGCCACAGAGGATTGCCGCATGAACATAGGCATTCGATTCAGGAGCACTCGCAATGATATTGTGGTAGACATCGATTGCATGGTTTACCCTTCCTAACTGGCACAAACTATCCAGTAACCCGACATGAGTGTAGCTGTCCGGGCTGGTGCACGTCTCAATTCTATCAATGTAGAACTGGATGGCTTCAGATGGAAAACCTGACTTGCACAGAGCACTCAACACAGAATTGCAGGCCACAAGATCAAGAGAGATATCGGAGCGTACAATCAACCTGTGAAGAAGGCCCATATTCTGTGAAAACTGTAATACCCGAGCTAAAGTCGATAAAGTGTATGCATCAGGCTTTATCTGACTGCCATGAATATGCATGTAAATATCCAGGGCCTCATTGTATCTTCTCTCCTTTGCCATGCTGTCCATCAGAACATTATACAAAACAATGTCTGGGCTGCAGCTGGCGGACATCATTGATCCCAAAAGCTCGCTGGCCTTTTCATGCCTACCAGCTCGCAAGAATCCTCTGACAAGTGGAGTGTAGGTGACCACTGAAGGAGAACAACCAGAATCCACCATCTTTGCCAGTATATTACAAGCCTCCTCTAGTCGCCCCTCACGACACAGACGAGCGATCAAACATGTCCACATGGATGAGGTGAGCTTGCAACCCGAGACAAGCACGAAAGAAAGCAGCTGCAGAAGCTCAGACATAGTTCCAGCCTTACTGCAGCAGGCAAAAACCGTAGTGAGAGAAGCTGCACTTGGGAGAAACCCCAGCTGTAGCATTTCAATAAAACAACTCCGGGCGCCTGACCAGGCCCCAGCCCTGCAGAGATGAGTGAGCACAATGGCGTAGGTGAGGTAATTGGGTGCCGGGTAGTACTGCAACGTGTGTCGCGCTGCGTCGAGATGGCCTGTCCGGAGCAGGACGTCGAGGACGACATTCCAGGCGAAGGCATTGGGTTGGAATCCCCAGAGGCGCATTTGATCGAACAGATCGAGCACGATAGGGTAGAGGCCCCCGCGCCAGTAGAGCCTGAGCAGGAGCAAGAAAGTCTGGGGCTTGACGGGCACGCCGAGGGCCTGGAGCTCGCGGATAAGCTCGTTGGCAGTGCCGAGGCGGGAGGCGAGGCGGGAGGCGGCGGGGAGGAGGCGGTCGAAGGAGGAGGGCGGATGGAAATAGCCGGGGCGGCGGGCACACCACAGGAAGAAGGAGAGCGCGAGGCCGTCTGAGGGGCAGCGAGCGACGGCGGCTTCGACGACCTGCGGCGTTGGCAGCTCCGGCGGAGGCTGAGGCTGGGGCTTCGAAGCGAAGAAGGCGGCTGCTAGCGCGGCAGGGAGCGGCGCCGTCCTCCTGCGCGCGCCGTGGAGCATGGAAGCAAGTGAGCGGGTAAGGAGGCGTCGTCGCTAGCATCGCAAGCGCAGACGACACGCGGGAGGGAAGTAGGGAACACAAGCAACGGCGCGGCGCTCAAACGCCGTCGGTTGGCTGCCGCACGGCGGCGGCGTGTCGGCTCGCTAAATGGAGCTCGCCTTCAGGCTTCAGCTGGCGGTAGCCCATGAACGTGCGGCCCAGCCTGAGCCCATGTCCACGTCCACGTCCTACAAATGGAAAAGTTCTGCTCTCAGCTCTCTCGTGACTCGTGAGTTCTATCTGAATTTTTAGACTTGATTTGCCTCCTAAACGATTTTGAAAGTGGCACCATATCAACCATCCTACATGACGCCATGTCACTCAACGAGATAGATAAGTCCGACCGGGAGGTCAATTAGACTgtacaaaaaaatatttttctggaataaatatgcatttaaaaatactaaaatctgATTTAAATTTGTTTTTACTTAGAAAAAACCTAAATCAGGCTCATACAAAATTTATgaaatatttttttcaaaaaattatcTAAATAGTTAATCTAGAATAAATATGGGtttttgtcgacgaaatatggtcggcagtccaccgaggggggtgcccgtggtggtagattatcggtaggatgcgcgtaatcaggaaccggatggtgacacaaggcgcagagacagcgatttagacaggttcgggccgtctaatcgacgtaataccctacgtcctgtgtctttggtgtattgtattgagatgtatactataTGATCTGTCCCTAAGGGggaccctgcctctccttatatactctggagagacaaggtt
It encodes:
- the LOC136539477 gene encoding putative pentatricopeptide repeat-containing protein At1g16830 isoform X1, translated to MLHGARRRTAPLPAALAAAFFASKPQPQPPPELPTPQVVEAAVARCPSDGLALSFFLWCARRPGYFHPPSSFDRLLPAASRLASRLGTANELIRELQALGVPVKPQTFLLLLRLYWRGGLYPIVLDLFDQMRLWGFQPNAFAWNVVLDVLLRTGHLDAARHTLQYYPAPNYLTYAIVLTHLCRAGAWSGARSCFIEMLQLGFLPSAASLTTVFACCSKAGTMSELLQLLSFVLVSGCKLTSSMWTCLIARLCREGRLEEACNILAKMVDSGCSPSVVTYTPLVRGFLRAGRHEKASELLGSMMSASCSPDIVLYNVLMDSMAKERRYNEALDIYMHIHGSQIKPDAYTLSTLARVLQFSQNMGLLHRLIVRSDISLDLVACNSVLSALCKSGFPSEAIQFYIDRIETCTSPDSYTHVGLLDSLCQLGRVNHAIDVYHNIIASAPESNAYVHAAILCGLVRQGQSLAALRILREAVRKNYAVDSVCYTVVLHGLFCVHLVEEAFRLFDQMKKSGLAPNTCTYNVMLRGLCRTRDLHAVKQLLTEMECAGVKMDSISFNTVSVLLIKSQRIDSAVALIRDMLNLGMKPSTKTCSLLSQSTVYKSVLVDNTTSTVESDGSDSSSDLLVCSAS
- the LOC136539477 gene encoding putative pentatricopeptide repeat-containing protein At1g16830 isoform X3, which gives rise to MLHGARRRTAPLPAALAAAFFASKPQPQPPPELPTPQVVEAAVARCPSDGLALSFFLWCARRPGYFHPPSSFDRLLPAASRLASRLGTANELIRELQALGVPVKPQTFLLLLRLYWRGGLYPIVLDLFDQMRLWGFQPNAFAWNVVLDVLLRTGHLDAARHTLQYYPAPNYLTYAIVLTHLCRAGAWSGARSCFIEMLQLGFLPSAASLTTVFACCSKAGTMSELLQLLSFVLVSGCKLTSSMWTCLIARLCREGRLEEACNILAKMVDSGCSPSVVTYTPLVRGFLRAGRHEKASELLGSMMSASCSPDIVLYNVLMDSMAKERRYNEALDIYMHIHGSQIKPDAYTLSTLARVLQFSQNMGLLHRLIVRSDISLDLVACNSVLSALCKSGFPSEAIQFYIDRIETCTSPDSYTHVGLLDSLCQLGRVNHAIDVYHNIIASAPESNAYVHAAILCGLVRQGQSLAALRILREAVRKNYAVDSVCYTVVLHGLFCVHLVEEAFRLFDQMKKSGLAPNTCTYNVMLRGLCRTRDLHAVKQLLTEMECAGVKMDSISFNTVSVLLIKSQRIDSAVALIRDMLNLGMKPSTKTCSLLSQSTVYKSVLVDNTTSTVESDGWSCTAA
- the LOC136539477 gene encoding putative pentatricopeptide repeat-containing protein At1g16830 isoform X2, coding for MLHGARRRTAPLPAALAAAFFASKPQPQPPPELPTPQVVEAAVARCPSDGLALSFFLWCARRPGYFHPPSSFDRLLPAASRLASRLGTANELIRELQALGVPVKPQTFLLLLRLYWRGGLYPIVLDLFDQMRLWGFQPNAFAWNVVLDVLLRTGHLDAARHTLQYYPAPNYLTYAIVLTHLCRAGAWSGARSCFIEMLQLGFLPSAASLTTVFACCSKAGTMSELLQLLSFVLVSGCKLTSSMWTCLIARLCREGRLEEACNILAKMVDSGCSPSVVTYTPLVRGFLRAGRHEKASELLGSMMSASCSPDIVLYNVLMDSMAKERRYNEALDIYMHIHGSQIKPDAYTLSTLARVLQFSQNMGLLHRLIVRSDISLDLVACNSVLSALCKSGFPSEAIQFYIDRIETCTSPDSYTHVGLLDSLCQLGRVNHAIDVYHNIIASAPESNAYVHAAILCGLVRQGQSLAALRILREAVRKNYAVDSVCYTVVLHGLFCVHLVEEAFRLFDQMKKSGLAPNTCTYNVMLRGLCRTRDLHAVKQLLTEMECAGVKMDSISFNTVSVLLIKSQRIDSAVALIRDMLNLGMKPSTKTCWWTYCSEKDSSGQYYLVQEIKWPGTINIGSFSGLAV
- the LOC136539521 gene encoding cellulose synthase-like protein D1 is translated as MASKGILKKSGSSRMPPQGAGKPPTAPTSAPTVVFGRRTDSGRFISYSRDDLDSEISSVDFQDYHVHIPMTPDNQPMDDDGGGAARAEERYVSGSLFTGGFNSVTRAHVMDNKPDDAAAAGRRKGPSACMVDGCDARSMRDARGDDVLPCECDFRICVDCFTDAVKAGGGACPGCKEPYKNTEWEDLAAGGTAEATRALSLPRGPAGTSGHKMERRLSLVKQTNVNQSGEFDHNRWLFETKGTYGYGNAIWPQDGADDDTDGGAPARPGHPKELLTKPWRPLTRKLRIPAAVISPYRLLVLIRLVALAFFLMWRIKHQNEDAIWLWGMSIVCELWFAFSWVLDQLPKLCPINRATDLSVLKEKFEMPTPNNPTGKSDLPGIDIFVSTADPEKEPVLVTANTILSILAADYPVEKLACYLSDDGGALLTFEAMAEAASFANLWVPFCRKHDIEPRNPDSYFNLKRDPFKNKVKPDFVKDRRRIKREYDEFKVRVNGLPDAIRRRSDAYHAREEIQAMNLQRETMKGGGDEPFEPVKIPKATWMADGTHWPGTWLQPSQDHARGDHAGIIQVMLKPPSDMLMYGNINETTPLDFAGVDTRLPMLVYVSREKRPGYDHNKKAGAMNALVRASAIMSNGPFILNLDCDHYIYNSKALREGMCFMMDRGGDRLCYVQFPQRFEGIDPSDRYANHNTVFFDVNMRALDGLQGPVYVGTGCLFRRIALYGFDPPRSKDHSPGLCSCCLPRRRKASASNANPEETMALRMGDFDGDSMNLATFPKKFGNSSFLIDSIPVAEFQGRPLADHPSVKNGRPPGALTIPREMLDASIVAEAISVISCWYEEKTEWGIRVGWIYGSVTEDVVTGYRMHNRGWKSVYCVTQRDAFRGTAPINLTDRLHQVLRWATGSVEIFFSRNNALFASSKMKVLQRIAYLNVGIYPFTSIFLIVYCFLPALSLFSGQFIVQTLNVTFLTYLLIITITLCLLAMLEIKWSGIALEEWWRNEQFWLIGGTSAHLAAVLQGLLKVIAGIEISFTLTSKQVGDDVEDEFAELYIVKWTSLMIPPLTIIMINLVAIAVGFSRTIYSTIPQWSKLLGGVFFSFWVLAHLYPFAKGLMGRRGRTPTIVYVWSGLVSITISLLWIAIKPPSQAANSQFGGSFSFP